A stretch of Carya illinoinensis cultivar Pawnee chromosome 14, C.illinoinensisPawnee_v1, whole genome shotgun sequence DNA encodes these proteins:
- the LOC122294754 gene encoding UDP-D-apiose/UDP-D-xylose synthase 2-like, producing the protein MASARVDLDGNPIKAMTICMIGAGGFIGSHLCEKLMAETPHTVLAVDVYNDKIKHLLEPAGSHPWSDRIQFHRLNIKHDSRLEGLIKMADLTINLAAICTPADYNTRPLDTIYSNFIDALPVVKYCSENGKRLIHFSTCEVYGKTIGSFLPKDSPLRQDPEYYVLKEDASPCIFGSIEKQRWSYACAKQLIERLIYAEGAENGMEFSIVRPFNWIGPRMDFIPGIDGPSEGVPRVLACFSNNLLRHEPLKLVDGGQSQRTFVYIKDAIEAVLLMIENPARANGHIFNVGNPNNEVTVRQLAEMMIQVYSKVSGEPSLEVPTVDVSSQEFYGVGYDDSDKRIPDMTIINRQLGWNPKTSLWDLLESTLTYQHRTYAEAVKQAIAKPAAN; encoded by the exons ATGGCTTCGGCGAGGGTAGATCTGGACGGAAATCCGATAAAGGCGATGACGATATGCATGATCGGTGCTGGAGGCTTCATTGGCTCCCACCTTTGCGAGAAGCTGATGGCCGAGACTCCGCACACCGTGCTGGCCGTCGACGTCTACAACGACAAGATCAAGCACCTCCTCGAGCCCGCCGGCTCCCATCCATGGTCCGATCGCATCCAGTTCCACCGCCTCAACATCAAGCACGACTCCCGCCTCGAAGGCCTCATCAAGATGGCAGATCTG ACAATTAATCTGGCGGCCATTTGCACTCCGGCAGACTACAACACGCGCCCGCTCGACACGATTTACAGCAATTTCATCGATGCGCTCCCCGTG GTCAAGTACTGCTCGGAGAATGGCAAACGTCTCATTCACTTCTCTACTTGTGAGGTGTATGGGAAAACGATTGGGAGCTTTCTTCCTAAAGATAGCCCTCTTCGTCAG GATCCTGAATATTATGTTCTTAAAGAAGATGCCTCCCCTTGCAtttttggttctattgagaAACAAAGATGGTCCTATGCATGTGCAAAACAATTGATTGAGAGGCTAATTTATG CTGAGGGTGCAGAGAATGGTATGGAGTTCTCAATTGTGAGACCCTTTAACTGGATTGGACCCAGAATGGATTTCATACCCGGCATTGATGGTCCAAGTGAGGGCGTTCCAAGGGTTTTGGCATGCTTTAGTAAT AATCTCCTGCGCCATGAGCCACTCAAGCTTGTTGACGGTGGCCAATCCCAGAGAACTTTTGTTTACATAAAGGATGCAATTGAAGCTGTTTTGCTGATGATT GAAAATCCAGCTAGAGCCAATGGCCATATTTTTAATGTGGGAAACCCTAACAACGAAGTTACAGTTAGGCAACTTGCTGAAATGATGATTCAG GTCTATTCGAAGGTTAGTGGGGAACCTTCTCTGGAAGTACCTACTGTGGATGTGAGCTCCCAAGAATTTTATGGGGTGGGATATGATGATAGTGATAAGAGAATTCCCGACATGACCATAATCAATAGGCAACTTG GTTGGAACCCAAAGACTTCTCTGTGGGACTTGCTTGAATCAACACTCACCTATCAACATAGGACGTATGCTGAGGCTGTTAAGCAGGCCATTGCAAAACCAGCTGCCAACTAA
- the LOC122293898 gene encoding uncharacterized protein LOC122293898 isoform X2, giving the protein MPPRPQGIWQLLLQRYLDLQVHVHLQMKQRVWDFDQGSVWLPRKLADRMQKTKNGSGWPLGFLVKYCSLMLRNRMLADPSFLRSIKKSEKHIPVPFVKRAVFWAEENIDTTLVSSSEVVSLE; this is encoded by the exons ATGCCGCCAAGACCGCAGGGGATTTGGCAACTGCTTCTTCAGCGGTACCTGGATTTGCAGGTGCATGTGCATCTGCAAATGAAACAAAGAGTCTGGGATTTTGATCAAGGCTCTGTTTGGTTGCCGAGAAAATTGGCAGACCGAatgcagaaaacaaaaaat GGGTCGGGCTGGCCACTGGGCTTTTTGGTGAAGTATTGCTCTCTGATGCTTCGTAACCGAATGCTGGCTGATCCTTCTTTTTTAAG gaGTATAAAGAAATCAGAAAAGCATATACCTGTGCCTTTTGTGAAACGTGCTGTTTTTTGGG CTGAAGAGAACATAGACACAACCCTCGTCTCATCTTCAGAAGTTGTATCTTTGGAGTAA
- the LOC122293898 gene encoding uncharacterized protein LOC122293898 isoform X1, with amino-acid sequence MPPRPQGIWQLLLQRYLDLQVHVHLQMKQRVWDFDQGSVWLPRKLADRMQKTKNGSGWPLGFLVKYCSLMLRNRMLADPSFLRSIKKSEKHIPVPFVKRAVFWGSTYCNGLQFIDWAHLDCIKCFRTIKLWAGSSSLGISPD; translated from the exons ATGCCGCCAAGACCGCAGGGGATTTGGCAACTGCTTCTTCAGCGGTACCTGGATTTGCAGGTGCATGTGCATCTGCAAATGAAACAAAGAGTCTGGGATTTTGATCAAGGCTCTGTTTGGTTGCCGAGAAAATTGGCAGACCGAatgcagaaaacaaaaaat GGGTCGGGCTGGCCACTGGGCTTTTTGGTGAAGTATTGCTCTCTGATGCTTCGTAACCGAATGCTGGCTGATCCTTCTTTTTTAAG gaGTATAAAGAAATCAGAAAAGCATATACCTGTGCCTTTTGTGAAACGTGCTGTTTTTTGGG GTTCCACCTATTGCAATGGCTTACAGTTTATAGATTGGGCTCATCTAGATTGCATAAAATGCTTTAGAACTATCAAATTATGGGCGGGTTCTTCAAGTTTGGGCATTAGTCCTGACTAG